In the genome of Aureimonas sp. OT7, one region contains:
- a CDS encoding L-idonate 5-dehydrogenase yields MSTAARAAKIFAPEDLRFVDETLQPVAPGMVRVAFGAGGICGSDMHYFRHARTGDFVVTSPLTLGHEVAGTISALGEGVSGLAVGDRVAVNPSRWCGHCKPCREGRENLCENIYFMGSASKTPHMAGGFATEFDAIPAQCVKIPDSLPMEAAALAEPLSVCLHAVSRAGDMTGRYALVMGAGPIGLLTAMVARHKGASQVAMADIAAGPLAFGQKLGFSPVVDVSKQDLAEGLGTPPDVVFEATGSPAGLNAAIKAVRRGGTIVQIGNLAAGELPVLANSVMSKEIDLLGSFRFGNVFEEAVELIASGTIDVTTLITARRPLPDVVEAFRLALDRSQSVKVILTAA; encoded by the coding sequence ATGAGCACCGCCGCACGCGCCGCCAAGATCTTTGCACCGGAAGACCTGCGTTTCGTAGACGAGACGTTGCAGCCTGTCGCGCCCGGCATGGTGCGCGTTGCCTTCGGAGCCGGCGGCATCTGCGGTTCCGACATGCACTACTTTCGCCATGCCCGCACGGGCGATTTCGTGGTGACGTCTCCGTTGACCCTCGGCCACGAAGTGGCGGGCACGATCTCGGCGCTCGGGGAGGGGGTTTCCGGCCTCGCCGTCGGCGACCGCGTGGCCGTGAACCCATCGCGCTGGTGCGGCCATTGCAAGCCCTGCCGCGAGGGCCGGGAGAACCTGTGCGAGAACATCTACTTCATGGGCTCGGCTTCCAAGACGCCCCATATGGCGGGCGGATTTGCAACCGAGTTCGACGCCATTCCGGCGCAATGCGTGAAGATACCGGACAGCCTGCCCATGGAGGCGGCCGCCCTTGCCGAGCCGCTGTCCGTCTGTCTGCATGCCGTGTCGCGCGCAGGCGACATGACCGGCCGGTATGCCCTGGTCATGGGCGCCGGCCCCATCGGACTGCTGACCGCCATGGTGGCCCGGCACAAGGGCGCTTCGCAGGTGGCCATGGCTGACATCGCCGCCGGGCCGCTGGCTTTCGGCCAGAAGCTCGGGTTTTCCCCCGTCGTGGATGTATCGAAGCAGGATCTGGCCGAGGGATTGGGCACACCGCCGGACGTGGTATTCGAGGCGACTGGCTCGCCGGCCGGCCTGAATGCGGCAATCAAGGCCGTGCGACGGGGCGGTACGATCGTGCAGATCGGCAACCTCGCCGCCGGCGAGCTGCCCGTTCTGGCCAATTCCGTCATGTCCAAGGAAATCGACCTTCTCGGGTCTTTCCGCTTCGGCAACGTGTTCGAGGAAGCCGTCGAGCTGATCGCTTCCGGTACCATCGACGTGACCACGCTGATTACGGCACGTCGCCCCTTGCCCGATGTCGTGGAGGCATTCCGCCTGGCACTGGATCGCTCGCAGAGCGTCAAGGTGATCCTGACCGCCGCCTGA